The genomic window TAACGCTGCCCTGTCGTGGACCGCTCCGCCGTCGCGTTCTGCGACTCCCACTGGAAGAGCGTCGGCGTGATGGCGTGGTCGGCGTACATCGTGGTGGGGGAGAAGTGCGCCTCCGTCTTCTGCAGCGTTACGAAGAAGACGTCGGCGCGATCGCCCGGCACCCAGCGCACGCCGGAGCCCCAGGTGCCGTTGAGGTCCTCGAGCCCAAAGGCCGCCAGTGCCTCGTCGCGGCTGTAGCGCGCATGGAGGTGCAGCGGTCTGTCGCCGGCCTCGCTCAGCGGGCGAGCCACCCGGTGGATCCGTTCGTGCAGGACGTCGCTCAGGTCGACGAGTTCATCGGCGCGGCCCCGGTTGGCGAGCAGTCGAGCGAGCGAGGTCTCCATGCTGCTGAACGGCGTCCGCGAGCCGAACAGCGAGAAGTGCAGCATCGCGGCCAGCCGCCGCAGTCGCGCGCTGGCCTGGGCGGCGTCCGGCCGCGTGGTCGACTGGAAGAACCGCAACCGCTCGAGGTCGTCGACGTGCAGCATGCGGCCGAGCGCCCCACCGAGCGCGGCGTCGTCCGGGCCGGGAGTGTCCTCGACCCAGCCGGCGGCGCGCTGCAGGTCCAGCCAGCTGCGACCGTTGCCGCGGTAGAGGTCCTCGAGCTCAACGCCCGTCTCCTCGAGGAAGTCAGCCAGCGACGGCGACTTCTCCCGCTTCGCCTCGCTGACCAGCCCCTTCCACGACACGCTCAGCGACTGCTTGATGTTGTCGAGGACGATCCGCTGCGCCACACGGTCGAGCTCGATGTGGCACCCCGTCGGGAGAGTGGGGAAGCCCTGCTCGACGTCCCGCTGCACGCCTCGTCGCGAGCTGCCGGTCAGCGCGCGGAAGCGCAGGTCGAAGCGGAACTGCTTGTGCTGGGCGCCGATGAAGTCCAGGACGGTCAGGCAGGCCTTGTCCTCGGCCAGGCGCAGGCCGCGACCCAACTGCTGAAGGAACACCGTGGCGCTCTCCGTGGGGCGGAGGAAGAGCACGGTGTCGACAGTCGGGATGTCGAGGCCCTCGTTGAACAGGTCGACGGCGAAGAGGACGTTGACCGTCCGGTCGCGTAGCGCGGCCAGAGCCGCCGCCCGATCTTCTCGAGACGACGTCGACGTCACCGCGAGGCTCGGGATGCCGGCCCGGGTGAACCGGTCGGCCATGTACTGCGCGTGCTGGACGCTCACGCAGAACCCGAGGGCGCGCATCCGGCCGGGGTCCTCCACCTTGTCCTTCACCGCCTGCAGCACCAGCCGGACGCGGTGGTCGTCGCCGGTGTAGACGTTAGTCAGCTCGGTGGTGTCGTAACCGCGGCCGCGCTTCCACCGCAGTTGGTCAAGCGCGACGTCGTCGTGAATGCCGAAGTACTGGAACGGAGCGAGGAGGTTCTGCTCGAGTGCCTCCCACAGCCGCAGCTCGACGGCGGTGCGTCCGTCGAACCAGGTGCGGACGTCGGCGCCGTCTGTGCGCTCGGGCGTCGCCGTCAGCCCAAGTAGGACGGTCGGCTTGAGGTGCTCGAGCAGCCGCCGATAGGTGGCCGCCTCCGCGTGGTGGAACTCGTCGACGATGACTACGTCGAAATGCGTGGGATCGAGCTCGTCGAGGTTGAGCTGGTTGAGCGACTGGACGGAACCGAACACGTGCCGCCACTCGCCGGGCCGTTGGCCGCCCACGAACAGCTCGCCGAAGTCCCCCTGGCGCAGGACGTGCCGGAACGTCGACAGGCTCTGGGTCAGCAGCTCCTCGCGGTGGGCGACGAACAGGAGGCGATCGACCATGCCGCTGTCGCGCAGGCGCCGGTAGTCCAGCGCGGAGACGACCGTCTTGCCGGTTCCGGTCGCCATCACGACGAGGTTGCGCCAGCGGTTGTGGACGGTCCGCTCGGCGTCGAGTGCCTCGAGGATCTCCTGCTGGTAGCCGAACGGGCGGACGTCGAGGGTCGTGATCTCGATGGGGAGATCCGACGGGCCACCGCGCTCCGCGGCCAGTGCCTCGCGGAGCCGGTCGCCGTCGCGGTGCGGCTCGTAGGTCTCGAACGACGGGTCGAGCCAGTAGCTGTCGAAGGTCTCGGCGAACGTGGTGAGCAGGTGCGCCTGCTCGACGTTGGACAGCCGCACGTTCACTCGAGGCCGTCGGTCAGGGCGGTGCGGGAGAGGTTCGACGAGCCGACGTACGCCGTCGACAGCCCGGTGGCGCGGCGGAAGAGCCAGGCCTTGGCGTGCAGCCGGGTCGTCCGAGTCTCATAGGAGACCTTCACCTCGGCGCCCAGCTCGACCAGGCGGTCGAGGGCGCGCTGGTCGGTGGCGCCCATGTACGTGGTGGTGATGACGCGCAGCCGGCCGCCGCGCTCGCGCAGCTGGGTGAGCTGCTTCTCGATGACCCGCAGACCCTGCCACTTGATGAAGGCGCACAACAGGTCGACGGAGTCCGCGGAGGCCAGCTCGCGGGCGACCTCGAAGCCGATGCGCGGCTGACCGCGACCGTTGACCAGCAGGGCGCTGGTGGACATCGGGACGGCCGGTCGCTCCGGGAAGGTCGCCGGGCCGGGCGTGGGGGAGGGCTGGGCGACGGCCAGGAGCGTCCGCGGTGGCTCGACGACGGCGTCCTCGGGGGCGGCCGCGTCCGGAGCCAGTGCGGTGATGGCCTTGACCATGTCGTTGGCCAACGCGACCTGGCGGCCGACCGCGGCCCGGTCGCTGCCGCCGGCGATGCGCAGGGCTCGCGATGCCAGCTCGGTGATGTGGCGGGTCAGCGCCTCGTGCGCGTCGACGGGGTCGAGCTCACCGAGGGAGACGAGGTCGGCGTCCGTCCCGGCCAGTCGACCGTGCAGTTCATTCGTCAGCAGGTGCTCGTAGACGCCGGGCGTCAGGTCTCCCACGGACGCACGGTAACCGGAACGGGACCGTCAGCTGGTTAAGCCACCGGTGAGGACGTCACGTCTCACCGCATCAACCAATGTGGCCGCGCTCAACCCCAAGAGTCGTCGCCGGCTACACCACGACGGCTGTCCGGGGGTGTAGGAAGGCGATCCGCGTACCAACGCGGGTGGACGCGACCGCGTCCTCGATCATGGACGCGTAGGCCTTGAGCTGGGGGCGGTAGTACTGGGCGCGCGCGGCGATGGCCTCGGCCGGTATGGCGTCGGTCTTGTAGTCGACCACCACCAGCGAGCCGTCGTCCTCGCGGTAGACGAGGTCGACGTAGCCCTCGAGCACCGTCCCGTCGTCCTGCACCGTGCCGACGTACATCTCCCGCCAGTGCTCCCGCACGGCTGCGCGCTGGACGACGTCCGTGGACAGCGCTGAATGCACCAGCGCCGTCACCACGTCGGCGTGACTCTCGACGCCCTCGGCGACGCACTGGGCGGCCACCGCGTCCTCGAGCCCGGTACCGGTGGCCAGGTCGACCGACTGCAGCACCCCGTGGACTGCCCGCCCGATCGCCGTCCCGTACCGGCCCTTCGACCACGCCGGCAGCTCGACGTTGACCGGTCCCTTGGCGCGACCCGGCGGTTCCGCCTCCGCTGCGAGGGCGACCTCCGGCTCCGTTCCCTCGAGCCCCGACGCCGACACGGCCGACGTGAGCGCACTGGCCACCCGGACCTCGTTGAGCCCGGCGAGCCACTCCTCGTAGTCCTGCGGCGTCCTGGGCGCTGAGGCCGGGACGCGCACGCGGTGGCCGTCGAGCAATTGAGCGACCGACCATGTCCCCGCTCCCTCGACCGCTCGCCCCTCGTTGGTGAGGAGGCGTGCGGCCGACTGGGTCTTGTAGCCGTCGCACCGGTGCAGCGACACGACCAGGTGGTCGCGTGCCCGGGTCGCCGCCACGTACAGCAGACGGCGCCGCTCCCGGTCGTCCATCTGCTCGTCCACCGGCGCCGCGGCGGCGAAGTCACCGGTCGTCACGTCCTTGCGGAGCGACACCGCGTATCCGCCCGCGGCCGGCCACAGCACCCGGACGCCAGAACCGCGCCGCGGCGCCGCCGTCATGCCGCTCATGACGACGATCGGGAACTCGAGGCCCTTGGCCGCGTGGATCGTCATCACCCGCACCGCGCTGGCGTCAGTCTCGGGCAGCGCCGCCTCGACCACGCGCGAGGACTCCTCGCCCTGCTGCGCGGCCCAGGTCAGGTAGGCGCGCAGCCCGCCGTGCTCCGACTCCGACCACGCCCGCGCCTGGTCGACGACGAAGCGGAGCCGGCGCCACTGGTCGCGGGCGCGCGGCCCGGGCGCTGCCACCTCGAGCATCCGCCGGTCCGTGACCAGCGCGGTGAGCACCTCGCTGGGCGCCATCCACCGGGATCGGTGGTGCAGCCGACGCAGGTAGCTCAGCGCCCGCGCCACGGGGTGGTCCGCGCGGGCGGCGTCCTCGGGGGCCAGCAGGTGGAACGACCCGCCGTCGCGCTTCCAGGTCCACAGGTCGTCGTCGCCGCAGCCGAACAGCGGCGAGCGCAGTGCGGTCACGAGGGCGAAGGCGTCACTCGGGTCGGCGACGGCGCGGGTGGCCGCCAGCAGGTCACGGACCTCCTGCGCCTCGTACACCAGGGAGCTCGCCTCGGCCCGGTACGGGATGCCGGTGGCGTCGAGGGCGTCCTCGAGCGCCTCCAGCGACGTCCGCGACGGCACCAGGACCGCGACGTCGTCGAGCCGGGCGGCGCGCCACTCGCCGCTGGTCGAGTCCTTGACCGGCCACTGCTCGGCGATCGCCCGCTGGATGCTCCCGGCGACGTCCGCTGCCTCGCGCCTCCTCAGCTCCTGGGCCGAGACCTTGCCGGGGTGCTCCTCGGCGCCGAGGACCACGACCGCCGGCGCCTCGCCCTGCGGCTCGCGGTGGGCGTCGAGTGGGGTGTAGGCCGGCTGCGCGTCCTCCTCGGCGGTGATCAGTCGGCCGAAGACGGCGTTGACCCACGAGACGACGGGCTCGACCGTCCGGAAGTTGGTCGTCAGGTCGACCCGGCCGCGGAGCACCTCCTGCGCCCGCAGGTACATCGCGATGTCGGCGCGCCGGAACCGGTAGATCGACTGCTTGGGGTCGCCGACGACGAACAGCGAGCCCGGCGGGACGACGACGTCCTCCCAGCGGTCCTCCACGGCCCCGGCGCCACCGGCGATCCGCACCGCGAGCTCAATCTGGATCGGGTCGGTGTCCTGGAACTCGTCGAGCAGCAGCCGCTGGTAGCGGGACCCGAGTGCCGCCCGGACGTCCGCATCGCGGCGGAGGAGGTCCCGGGAGAGGACGAGCAGGTCGTGGAACTCCAGCCGCCCCTCGGCGCGCCGGCGGTCGGCGGCCTCGATGACCCCGGCGGCGATCCACCGGCTCAGCAGCCGCAGAGTCACCTCCACGACCTCGGTGACCAGCTCGGCGGCGTCCGCGAGCAGCTCCTTACAGCCGTCCTTCAGCTCGGTGAAGGCCACTTTGCCGCCCCAGTTGCCGGCCTGCCCGAAGCTGAGCTTGAGGCCGGCGGCCTCCCGGAGGATTTCGAGCCGCGCCTCGAACGTGGCGGCCGTCCCCAACCGCTCGCCCCAGGCGCCGAGGCCCCGCAGGTGGGGGAGGAACTTGTCGGCGTCGTCGGCGCACTCGTCGGCCCGAGCGGCCAGCTCGGCGGCGCGGGCGACCATGTCCTCGAGACCGCGCAGCTCGGCGGGTGAGGGAGCGTCTCCAGCGAGCACGCGCTCCTGGACGAGGTCCCAGTC from Geodermatophilus normandii includes these protein-coding regions:
- a CDS encoding UvrD-helicase domain-containing protein produces the protein MSTPLPDDEARRAIREDTDRTLFVEAGAGSGKTKSLVDRITQLVLHDGVSMGAIAAVTFTEKAGAELRDRLRAALERAVRKGDERERAEQALDDLDGAAIGTLHSFAQRILGEHPIEAGLPPLIEVADELSSAVAFEERWAEQRRRLLDDDTVAEPLLLAMAAGVTLDHLRSLAKLFTADWDLVQERVLAGDAPSPAELRGLEDMVARAAELAARADECADDADKFLPHLRGLGAWGERLGTAATFEARLEILREAAGLKLSFGQAGNWGGKVAFTELKDGCKELLADAAELVTEVVEVTLRLLSRWIAAGVIEAADRRRAEGRLEFHDLLVLSRDLLRRDADVRAALGSRYQRLLLDEFQDTDPIQIELAVRIAGGAGAVEDRWEDVVVPPGSLFVVGDPKQSIYRFRRADIAMYLRAQEVLRGRVDLTTNFRTVEPVVSWVNAVFGRLITAEEDAQPAYTPLDAHREPQGEAPAVVVLGAEEHPGKVSAQELRRREAADVAGSIQRAIAEQWPVKDSTSGEWRAARLDDVAVLVPSRTSLEALEDALDATGIPYRAEASSLVYEAQEVRDLLAATRAVADPSDAFALVTALRSPLFGCGDDDLWTWKRDGGSFHLLAPEDAARADHPVARALSYLRRLHHRSRWMAPSEVLTALVTDRRMLEVAAPGPRARDQWRRLRFVVDQARAWSESEHGGLRAYLTWAAQQGEESSRVVEAALPETDASAVRVMTIHAAKGLEFPIVVMSGMTAAPRRGSGVRVLWPAAGGYAVSLRKDVTTGDFAAAAPVDEQMDDRERRRLLYVAATRARDHLVVSLHRCDGYKTQSAARLLTNEGRAVEGAGTWSVAQLLDGHRVRVPASAPRTPQDYEEWLAGLNEVRVASALTSAVSASGLEGTEPEVALAAEAEPPGRAKGPVNVELPAWSKGRYGTAIGRAVHGVLQSVDLATGTGLEDAVAAQCVAEGVESHADVVTALVHSALSTDVVQRAAVREHWREMYVGTVQDDGTVLEGYVDLVYREDDGSLVVVDYKTDAIPAEAIAARAQYYRPQLKAYASMIEDAVASTRVGTRIAFLHPRTAVVV
- a CDS encoding phospholipase D-like domain-containing protein, whose amino-acid sequence is MGDLTPGVYEHLLTNELHGRLAGTDADLVSLGELDPVDAHEALTRHITELASRALRIAGGSDRAAVGRQVALANDMVKAITALAPDAAAPEDAVVEPPRTLLAVAQPSPTPGPATFPERPAVPMSTSALLVNGRGQPRIGFEVARELASADSVDLLCAFIKWQGLRVIEKQLTQLRERGGRLRVITTTYMGATDQRALDRLVELGAEVKVSYETRTTRLHAKAWLFRRATGLSTAYVGSSNLSRTALTDGLE
- a CDS encoding DUF3427 domain-containing protein; this translates as MRLSNVEQAHLLTTFAETFDSYWLDPSFETYEPHRDGDRLREALAAERGGPSDLPIEITTLDVRPFGYQQEILEALDAERTVHNRWRNLVVMATGTGKTVVSALDYRRLRDSGMVDRLLFVAHREELLTQSLSTFRHVLRQGDFGELFVGGQRPGEWRHVFGSVQSLNQLNLDELDPTHFDVVIVDEFHHAEAATYRRLLEHLKPTVLLGLTATPERTDGADVRTWFDGRTAVELRLWEALEQNLLAPFQYFGIHDDVALDQLRWKRGRGYDTTELTNVYTGDDHRVRLVLQAVKDKVEDPGRMRALGFCVSVQHAQYMADRFTRAGIPSLAVTSTSSREDRAAALAALRDRTVNVLFAVDLFNEGLDIPTVDTVLFLRPTESATVFLQQLGRGLRLAEDKACLTVLDFIGAQHKQFRFDLRFRALTGSSRRGVQRDVEQGFPTLPTGCHIELDRVAQRIVLDNIKQSLSVSWKGLVSEAKREKSPSLADFLEETGVELEDLYRGNGRSWLDLQRAAGWVEDTPGPDDAALGGALGRMLHVDDLERLRFFQSTTRPDAAQASARLRRLAAMLHFSLFGSRTPFSSMETSLARLLANRGRADELVDLSDVLHERIHRVARPLSEAGDRPLHLHARYSRDEALAAFGLEDLNGTWGSGVRWVPGDRADVFFVTLQKTEAHFSPTTMYADHAITPTLFQWESQNATAERSTTGQRYITHREMGTSVHLFVRESKTADGTLGTPPYLYAGPMTYVSHTGERPMRILWQLDHALPADVFHAAKVA